The Harmonia axyridis chromosome 3, icHarAxyr1.1, whole genome shotgun sequence nucleotide sequence tattatattaccttttatcatcaaatatgcaagcacatatggaaaaaaaacatataataaatatcaatataaaaaaaattgtgattaaCATCCGACGAAGAGATTCGAATCAGGGCTTCGAAACTGGAATAACAtggacaaaaattcataactccgtaTCTATGAAGGGCAGGAATTTGCTGTatagtatttattattattatagtaacCCATGTTCTCAATATCACAATTGTATGGCTCCTTCCTTCAAAACTTTGGTTCCATATAGAGATTGACATAATAGTCCTCTGTTTTGAAGTGATTACTACATATTACGGTTGTGGCAGAAGGTTTTTTGTCTTTACTCCATATTTCCATCAcccattcaatttaatttctcggaaacctgtgaaaatattcaataaaataaacgataAATCCCTTCTTGTTTTCTTACCTATGAAATGTCACGTCCAACCCTTTTTTGGATATAACAACACAATTATAAGCTACACACGAAGCAGAGAtaattaaaattgttcattagtaCTAAAATAAGTACCAGAGCACCAACAAACACTCAGTAAATTGtttaaaaattagtaatcacCACAAGAAAACACATACAATCAGTTCAGAAAACCAATGTTATGCCTTTAAACTTTCATCCTTGTCACAATACACCGATATCAATGGTCTCTCTCTAACGCtcagtccatgttattataggcATAGACAAACTAAAAAAATAGATGAGCCACTCGTATATTCCGCGCCATCTGTCGGAGGAGGACACTAAtacacgaaaaaattattttcaatttgatagttAGATGTCGTTGCATTCATGGAGATCACTCGTGAATAGTGGCTCCCATACACGTTACGGTCTATTGGGAGGAAAGTCtccatatatttattatattatatgcaGCTTGTGTGGGGAGATGTATGAAAATAgtaagtataatgtataatcattattatcaaaaaacctttgaaatgtcaACTGACACAAGGAGTTGTTTGACatgttctttttgaaatataataaatttcgatatgcCTGCAAGAGTGAAGACGTGCTGTGTTATTGGATGTGAAAATCGAGATGCAAGAaggtaattataaaatatgaattcaaaacccaattgaaaactttttaacGTCAACACAAGATTTGCAGTACCtataaaaagaatatatttattttattttcgtagATATGCCATCACTACCgatgagaaaattcgaaaagtgtGGCTTGAGCGCATCGGCAATAGGAAACTTTTGGAAttggagaaatatcaaattaagcaTGTTAGAATATACCAGTGCCATTTTCATAGTGATTGTTTGGAAAGCAATGGATAGCTGAAAAAAGGTTCTTTGCTCTCAATTGATTTGCGAGGTAATTAACTGAAGGAGCTTTATAGTAGGTATAAATActcatattttgtattattgaattcattatttttagtttttgagaatgttttcaatgcaattattagtttattgattagatatttatgaaataaatctgTATTTTTAATTGGTGATATTTcagttaataaatttttattctatccAGAATTTGATTATTGATCCTCATTTCTCGATTCCAAAAGAAAATCAGATGAAAGTTCGTTGCaggtattattttcatgaaaataaatttcctcaCTCATCAATAACTTGCACGAATCCATTTCTGATTTccttttggaatttgaatttcaaaaaactttttgccTCTTGTATATGGGTGTACCTACCTATTCAAAAGGTGCACTACAGAATTCTTTTTGAGGCAGCTTTACGATACAGATTCCTTTTTCAATTGAGCTTTTTTCACGAATTAGTAATGTTCTACAAAAACAGATGGCGTTGAAGCTTGTTCTACTAGTGTCTCATCTATTCTCCGTTTAGTTAGTCTATGATTATAGGTCTATGATGGTAGATTGTTCTGATTTGTAAGCAAAAAGATTTGTTATAATATTAAACTCTATGGTTATGATGCTTACGATTTTGTAAGCAATTGTTATTATTTCGTAGTCTATGATCATTTTCCTAACCTaatatttatattgttttgttttgtGTGTGAAATCTATATTATCTCAAGCCTTAATAAAATGAACGGAATTCTGGATAGAAGTAAATACGAATATGGGCATCAAGGTAGAAGGTGGCAAAGAGAAGATGTTCTCCGAAAAACTGGAATATCTGTTGGAAAAGTCGATGTTATGTATTACAACAGAACTATCAGAAACGACGCTTCCTTAGTACCCCCAATTCGACAAACTGCATCGATTTTCAAACAACCTGTGACGATACACAAAACGCAAGAAAGTAAAGTAAAATCTGATTTCAAAACTGGCAACCAGGAAAAGCCAAAACAGCTCATGTGGGAAAAGAGGTGAATTGCCTTAAAATCTTTCCGGCTATATGTCCTTAGATCACTATAGACTTTAATttttacacaatttttttttttttaggctTGAAGGAATGAGAGCTTGTGATCTAGATGGTGCTGAGTTTGTTAGCATGGATTTACTCAAAGGTTTAAAACCCGTTGGTCCTAATGTTTCAGAGGAAACTATGATACAAAGTGTTGCTACAGCCTTGCATGTTTCATCACAACCTGTAACAGGACAAAGCGGCCCCAAAGTTCTTCTTGAGAAAGATCCTGGTGCATATATAGATCCCAAACAACCCCTCGTACAAGCAGTGAGTATTACAGATGAAGACATAAAAAAACAGGAGGAGAAAGTTCTGGAGGCTAGGAAAAAGTTACAGGAAGCCCTGAAAATGTGAAATTGGCTTTTTCTCCCCCTTTgtacatacatacatatatttatTAATGGATAATTGTTGTAAATTTGTCAGTGATAGGTTCTCATTCAATAAAACTACTCGTATAATATcacttaatttatttatttaattaatttgttaTCCATTTTTTTCTGATGCTTTCCTCATCTTTATAGTATTCTTTTAGTTCTCTGTATCTCTCTATTGTTACCTGGTTCAGTTCTGCAAATGATGGTAAATCACCACCGTAATCACTTGGTAGACATTTTTTGGGTACGTGATTTTTTGAGAATTCTTCCATGTTCGTATTATTTGGATGTAGATGAAGctgtaataaatattttgtaacACTCTGGCGATGATCACTGATATACTGAACTCACCATTTTGTACAATTCAGGTTTCATAAAGGGTTTCATCATGAAGAGAATTTTATCCACTAGATATATTGTGTTGATTACATGTATTTCTCTCATGTTGAGAGGCATCCCCTCTTGTAGGTATTCAATGAACCTTTTCAGgtaattcaatttgaatcgtgtTAAATGCATCAAACCGGCctttaaattgaattgaatttcaagaaaaatagaaattaattCTAATAAATCAACTTACCCCCTTAGCATCTATAACAACCTTCAATCCACTTGGAGGACTTTTTGTATTCAGTGTTATATCAACTAGCATGAAAGCTAATTTTGCTACCgcatcgaaatgaaaatttttgtaacTGGTGTCATTCAGTCTGAACATATGTACAACAGAATCATCATCAGTTCTTACAGGTATTGATATGTGATGtctcaaaacaaaacaaaaattttcagttattcaaATTGTAGAAGGAAATggttttgtttattttgaattttattgaaaaatcagaatgaaaaataatataacgATCAAAGTAATCAAGGATTATATTTAGTTTGAATGATTAGTTTCTATAATCTGATACACCAATCctctgatttttttattatcagtaTTGTATTTGAGTTAGTAAACTTACATAGTATTTGTTGCTAATCTCAAATCATCTCTGTCCACATCACAGCTATTGAATATTTCTGGAGATTTATTCTTGGAAATGAAGTAGCCCATAATAGCTTTTTTGGTATTTTCCACATCTCTCTTACAAGCAATAACgaaggtagctatcatctcatCTGAAACGACTGGCAGATTCACTGCTACCATCCAAAGTCTGATTTCGGTGACTTCTTCTTGAGATACTTTATTTTCTCTTATGACGTCATTTAGGGTGAATGTATATTTTGGCAAagacatttttaatttttttagaactTGTTTCTAGAAGATAACGATAAAAATTAATCAACAAATGACTGTGTTTTTCGTTGGAAGTTTAAAtgatattataatttcattcacGAAATATAGACTTTATGATGGATTCTTGTGCAATAATCACCTCTTTCTAATATGAAAGGAAAAACAGGTTCAACATGAAGAACTTCAATGTTGCATACATAAAACAAATATTTAAGGCACTCCAGCTCAGGTCTTTCAATATTGTTGTGATTTCAAcattcagaaataaaaaagCAAGATTCTCTAAAGAATTTAGGGGTGCAAAATTACTTACTGTACTCAATGTTGCAATACCGTCAGTTAAaagactatttttttcatttgatcaatccgattcataaaaaaaaacaacagaaaGCTTCGAATACAATAAAAACccgaaagattttcaaattgaaatgataTGTGTAGCTCTTACGTTGCTTATTGTTGTATATTCATAGGAAttcaaattaataattcaaCGTGTTGCATGAAAACAATATATAAGAGGTATAActgaattatatgaaatttcCTTTTCCAATAAATTTACATTATTTGGATCCATTCAATGCTTATCATCCATTCGGCCATTTGTTTTGACTTAGGAATAGATAAAATTTCGGATTTTATTGGTAATAAGCTTGAATGTGAATAATCTAGAGACCCTATCTTTATTCGATTTGTTGAGGAAATATGCGAGGTCGTTTAGCGCGAAAACCACAACAATATAttaaaaggaaaaaattgaatcgatgtCCGAAATGAAGAAATACAAGCAGAAATACTTGTCAATTTTCTTTcagattttcaacagaaaataaatatcaaGAGACTGTAatgt carries:
- the LOC123675762 gene encoding methyl-CpG-binding domain protein 2 yields the protein MNGILDRSKYEYGHQGRRWQREDVLRKTGISVGKVDVMYYNRTIRNDASLVPPIRQTASIFKQPVTIHKTQESKVKSDFKTGNQEKPKQLMWEKRLEGMRACDLDGAEFVSMDLLKGLKPVGPNVSEETMIQSVATALHVSSQPVTGQSGPKVLLEKDPGAYIDPKQPLVQAVSITDEDIKKQEEKVLEARKKLQEALKM
- the LOC123675761 gene encoding retinaldehyde-binding protein 1-like isoform X1 — its product is MSLPKYTFTLNDVIRENKVSQEEVTEIRLWMVAVNLPVVSDEMIATFVIACKRDVENTKKAIMGYFISKNKSPEIFNSCDVDRDDLRLATNTIHHISIPVRTDDDSVVHMFRLNDTSYKNFHFDAVAKLAFMLVDITLNTKSPPSGLKVVIDAKGAGLMHLTRFKLNYLKRFIEYLQEGMPLNMREIHVINTIYLVDKILFMMKPFMKPELYKMLHLHPNNTNMEEFSKNHVPKKCLPSDYGGDLPSFAELNQVTIERYRELKEYYKDEESIRKKWITN
- the LOC123675761 gene encoding alpha-tocopherol transfer protein-like isoform X2 codes for the protein MSLPKYTFTLNDVIRENKVSQEEVTEIRLWMVAVNLPVVSDEMIATFVIACKRDVENTKKAIMGYFISKNKSPEIFNSCDVDRDDLRLATNTILNDTSYKNFHFDAVAKLAFMLVDITLNTKSPPSGLKVVIDAKGAGLMHLTRFKLNYLKRFIEYLQEGMPLNMREIHVINTIYLVDKILFMMKPFMKPELYKMLHLHPNNTNMEEFSKNHVPKKCLPSDYGGDLPSFAELNQVTIERYRELKEYYKDEESIRKKWITN